TACCAAGTTGAGGTGTGGATCGTTTTGTAAGGGAGGGTGCGCAAATAATCTCCACCACATCATCTTGGAAATGGCAGCCCAATAAAGCAACACATGGCATCTCGTggtaaaatcaattttggaaaaaggaTTTAACATAGGAAAATAATaacgaaaatttcaaataaaaacttataGTAtcatcgttttctcaaataaagatatgaggTTTcgtcattgtttcaaaaaagagtctaaacaaaaatatttttgtcactttacattttttgaattctttctttcttttttcttttctttttcccttcgagAATGGCAATAGCCACCGACACACCCGACCACCTCTAAGGGCTAGGGCAGGCTTACTAGCCACAGGCAAGGGGCCAGCCTCACCTGGGAAGGGCGAGGAGCGTCTCGCCCGGGGAAGGTCGGCCTTGCCccggccataggtgagggccgGTGGTCGGTAAGGCCGCTCGGCCCTCGGCGGTAGCTCACCATCGCTTAAGACCGACCACCGgcaaaagggagggaaaaaaaagaaattttttttaaaaaatataaatgatgaaaatactatTAATCAAacctttctttaaaataatgatgacatttcatgtctttattaacatatcaaatcttttaaaaataccacaaaaaattatttcgtgCGAAATAATAACCTTTGTGAAAATAATCCTAATGAAGTACTTTTGAAAACATATGGGCATGTTAGTTTCGTGAGAAATTAACAgttaaatttgacatttatctGATTTATTATAAATTGATCTTGAATTAATCGTTTCCTCGGCAGTAAAATCGAATACACGTCATTCTCTATTAAgcccaatttcaaaaaatttgcccgTTATCGAACTGCCCCACCTTCCCTCCccttttacttcttctttcttccttcagGTCCCGCAAAATTAGGGTTTCGCTCTCCATTCCCACTGAAGAATCAccatcaaaatccatccccaattcACTCAAATCCAACCGACATTCCCGCTCGACATGAACCCGGCGACATCGAACAACAAAAGCCCTCACAATCCTCTCGGCCCCATGGTGAAAGAGTCGGTAGACCGCTTCTTGCTGGAGTACCAGAGCGGATCACCGGACTTCTCCAACttcacctccattttctccCGCTTGCTTCACAGCTTGCCCGACGCGCCTCTCGAGATCATATGGTTCTACTCCGCGCTGACTTGTCACGCCGCGAAGTCGGCCGGCCGCGACGCTCCGGAGCAGCAAGTGTCGAGGACTAAGGAGCTGTTTCAGCTGCTGGTGTCTTGTTCTAGCTCGTGCAACGCGGTTAAGAAGGTTGCCGTGCTCGCCCCAGTGGTTTATGAGCTGTACTTTTTAGTGATCGAGAGAAAGGGCTTGAAGAAAGAGGTCGAGGACTTGCTAGAGGTCGTTGTTAGTTATGTTAGCATCTGCAGCAGTAGAGAGtttgaagaagaggatgaaTTGGAGTCTTCGGGTCCATGCTTTTTGGATTTGATTCGCGTGTGGATAGTCGATAAGCCGAAGAAGGATGTGAAATCGTTCTTTCCAGTCGTTAGTGATGATGTTCGCAAGGGGATTTGTGAGGATTGTGGCACTGGCCTGGGGCGTTTGGCTGGGGTTGTTATGACCGAGGCATTTTTGTTGAGGTTATGCTTGAAGTTGGACGCCCGGACATTGCGCGCCGAGTTGGAGAGAGACATGCATAGCTGGGCAGTCCAGACTATTGCTGGATTTAGGAACTTTTACTTTTTCGGTGAGAACCACATTCTcgggtttgtttgtttttggatCATTTTTCAGGCTTGTAGTTCCATTTGCAATATTAAAGTGCCTTGTCACTCCGTCGGTGCAATGTGACTGAAATTGTCAGATATGTATATATTTATGACCAAACAATATTCCCGAGGTGATAAGCATTCAACACAGCTCCATAGTGCATGTAGGAATCTATTTTTGACAGAAGATTGATTTAATGTGTCGTGAACTAGTATTAGACTCTGTTCGTGGCATCCACTGGCTGACTTGATTGTGTTGAACGCTGTTTTTGTCGCTTTTCAATCAAACATTAGTTTTTGTCAAATTACTACACTATTGTTTTGTCCTGCTTGACAATTCAATACCACCATTGTTTGATTTGATGTCAGGTACTCTTCTTAGGATGCTATTGGATCCAGTTTTACCTGTGACACTGCTGCTAGTAAGTGCATTAGCTTAGTGTTTTTTTCCTTAACCTTAAAATTTTGGAGGCATGAAGCTTTTAATGTACCTTAGTTTGTGAATTTCGAGCTAAATCAAGTCTCACAAAATCCCAATGGAGAGACCTCACTTGATCAGGATGGTAAAATACAAGGCAGGTCATACagactttttttccttctttgagtTGCATGAAAGAGATAAATAGTTATCTTTTTATCTTGAAGCTTGCTCCATAGCAAAAGACATTTATGTGCACAGATTAGCTTGCACgaagatttttatgcaaaataacaaaaacttGTGCACATCTCTGGACGACGACTATTAATGCCTGCTCTGTTGATCTTACTTGGGACGAAGATACTTGAATTATGAGTAGAAAATATCAGAGACTCAATCTATGAGAGGTAAAACTATATTGGTCATACTTTCTATTTGCCGATTTCCTGGGTCTGCCCATGCATGTTTATAACGAACtgcaatcacttaatctttgacGAATATTTGCCACTTCATGGTCTGAACCAGATTATGTGGGAGAATCTGGTTATTTAGATGACATTTGAGGATACTGAGATTGGATAGGAACCCTCCATAAGCTGTTATCTTATATTTGCTGTACCAGTCTAGAGTTTAAAACTCTAGATGACCTGTTGTGGTATTTGGATTTCAAATGTGCCTGAAGAAATCCTGTTGCTCTTGCTAATGGAGACGTAGCTAGTGTCCAGCTCTTCTTTTGTACGCTTGGTAATTTTTCTCTCTGCAGAAATTCGAGGATGAAATTCTCTTGCGAGAAGTTCTATATGATGCCCTGATAATGGTAGATTATCCATTTCTGAGCCCTCACAATGGGAGAAAGCTTCATGATGAGCTCTTGAAGAGCTCGGCTGTCTTGTTGTTGTTAGTAGCTGAAACCGCCATGCAATTCATTAGGTATGAGAGCATGAATACCGCTCCTGCTGTGCCACACTTGCTTATTTAGTCATTAAATGAGGAAATGTCTTCAACTGGCTGTAGGGAAAATGGTGATCATAGCAAAGTGGACTCCTATAAGGACGCAGTCTCTAAATCCTGCCTACCTTCTCAATTGCTCAAATGGGTTGCTTGTCAAACTGGTTCGGGGAGAATAACCAGCAGACCAACGGCATCAACTCCAGCAGCACTTATTAGTGAGCCCCTCTTATATATTTATTTGCTTTTAGAACTGTTTTCCATATCATTATTTGCTACGACTCTTCTACCTTTTATGTGCTAAGTTGCTATGAGGGTCTGATTGTCCTTCTAATGTGGAATTACTCGTCGGCTCCATACGGGATTAATGACTGTTTTAGCTGTAAACATTATGAGGACTTAAAACGAGGTTATGAGATTCAAAACATTTTCTCGTTTTTCAGAGTGGCTGCTGATTGTAGAGGATCTAGGGATAAGAGTCTTTGACAGTGATATTTTGAAGCTCCATGCAAAGGCAGTAGTTTGCAAGTCAAGAATAGAGCATGACAATGCTTTTATCCTCTCTCCATATAACGAGGGCGTAGTGGAGGACATAATTGATGATGCTGATCTGGATATGGTTGATTCTATGGATGCCACTTTCATGGCCTACACTTGTCCAGTAGTGTTAGCAAGTGATGGTACTAGAAAACGCAAAGATGGGAGGAAGGAAGAAGGGGAGATACCTGTTAAGTTCCTCAAATCTCATATTCACGAGAATGTAGCAAAATCCAACATCTTTCACTCGTGTGTTGGTGATGGCTTGAGCAGTAGGAATGAGGAGTATAGTCCCATCCTCCAGGAAGATATATTAAGTATGGAACAATAAGTTCAAGAGGCGTGACACACCCAAAGACTATAGGATGTGTAATTTTGGTTCGgaatccttttcttttggtcatgCTCATAGAAATATTCCTAGCATGGAGGAGTGGTTCCATATTTGCATCCTGTCATCATTTTATCATCTCTGTGTTGGTTGGCCATGTCTATACGCCCTCCTGGGCTGTACTTCTGTTTCTTGACAGAGCTTCTTTCCAGTCGGTGGTATATAGATCTCAGATACTATAAGTGCATCGAgaaattcttctttttcgttGCTAGGAGGAGCAATCCGAATCTTTTGAGAGCATGTGCTCTTCAATTCAATGTGAGTTACTGTAACACTATAGAgaatataggaaaatatttacaCAATCAGCtttgttgtctctctctctctctctctctcgttgagGAGTTAGTTGATAATTGATTCTCTATGAATGTGAACTAAACGTAGCCTAGTGAACTGTCAACTCTCTATGTCATGGAACTGTGGAAAGACCCTTTGTGGAGCAGTGAATCAGTGAACCTCTGCGCCCCCCCAACCACCCCCCacaccccctcccccaaaaaaaaaaaaaaaaaacactgaatTTGAACAAGCACCTTAGTCCCAAATCATGGATAGGACCGGACCTTTCTCATTTGGAAACATGTTCGGTAGTGAAGCAATCTGATCACATTAAAGTCATGGCTCAAGACAGACTTCAGAGCCCTGCTCCAACCACCTCATTACTGTAATCTGATCACATTGAAGTCAGAAGATCAAGAGCTCAGATCCAAACTTCATCCTCTTTCCAAAATCCAGCCCCCCTCTGGCTCATTCAAGCTCTCCAGCAGCAGCCAGAAAACTCGTTAAAGTCGAAGGCAATCTGATATTCCCTTCATTATGGTTCAATAAATACAGTATTGAGGCGGACCCCAGAAGAAGAAAACGCAATACAGAGGGGCACCGACGCGAGACAGATGCTCACATTGCCCTGTAACACAAGCAATGTGGAACCaaacttcttttctctttccctattgatttttggggaaaaagaaacataaagagACAGATGGCAGATGCCCGGTTGACATCGATTGCCCCCACGTGGCGATCGAGCCGTGACTGCCATTAAACTCTGACGTGACGGGAAGAGTATGATCTCTCACCAACCTTTGTCTCGATGCGGATTCAAACCACGCAAAAGCCCCCCTCTACTCTTCCCCTCATGCATTGCTATCATCAGTGGAAATCATGGCGCCGACACTTTtcctctcgctcgctcgccaATTGGGGTATTCGATCTCTCTTTGATAAATAAGGAGAGCGTTTGGAGGGAGGTGTGCAAACGTTATGTCAACAAGTACATTTGCTCAGTTGAAGTAAGAGAATAGTCCGGAAacaacggcgtcgttttgctgtTGGTGTTTTAGGAAAGAATGCTATTTTCAGaaaagttgtccaaaaaattctaaacatattgtttGATAGTTAGATTAGtttcctaaacctttcgattgtgTCAATTTTGTCGTAAACCTTTTAAAGATTCGTCAAAGTAGTCATTCCGATCAAATTGGCATGAAAAATCGTTAATGTTAATGTCAAATATTTCTATGTGACACaatcgacgccgacgtggacgatttttgtgatttttattaaaattttcttaattacctttttttttatttccttttcttttttccttcctcgcTGGATTTGGGCGACAACCCCGATGCTATCGCCAGATTTGGCAAGGTAAGGGCTTTACGGCAAGCCATTGCCCCCTCGCCAGCCCTTaacggtgaaaaaaaaaaagaaaggaaagaaaagaaaaaatttaaatttaaaaaaatgcaaaaattgtctACCTTAGCATCCgatcatgtcacgtaggatggttgGCGTCTACGTCAATgatattcgacaaaaaaattggccagaaagactacattgacaaatcattaaaagatgactattttagtaaaattgaaaggtttaagattaaattagccTCCGTACAATGGATTTAGGACTTTTGAACGTTTATCCCTctatttctttataattttccccatcatttgttcaatgtactatttttcttttttctccttcataatttgagatttttacatATACTCGACCAACCTTTTCTGAGTACGACGACTCGTTAGTCTCACAGACAAGTCCTAGATCTCGAAACTGGCTCGAAAGAATGCGTATAAGTACGATGATTCCGATGAGACCGTGATGACTGAAGGCGAATATGGTTTATGGTTTGGTTGAACCACCCTTGAGTTTGCTAATAGGTTCTTTGAGGTGGAAATCATATGACCGACACTTTCCACTTCTTTGGACCTAAGGAAAAGCATTCGAGAGGGACCAAAGGGTAAGGGACGAAATAGAAACAGGATGCCAAAGGGGGCAAAAGGTCCGTGATTGTTAAGGCAAAAGATAGTTTCACGGGGAAAAACGGGTTCgaatcaagaagaaaaaggggaatTCTCACGGTAAAAGAAATCGGGGacaaaatccaagttttttaaAGTAGGGCCGAGCAaaagaaccggaccgaatcAGTGGTTTTTGTGGAAATCagttcggttctcgattcctGAAATTTGAAACCAGTAAATATAGGTTTGATTCTTTATTCTAAGTGTGGACCCACTCACTTAGACCATCTGGATAGGAccgaattttttcttttaaaattcttagtatttcaaattttcaaaatcctAATCCTTATTCTTTTCTCGCTCGGACTCGGTCACGCTCGTTGGTCAATCCTCTCAATCTCGCTTCTCTCAATTCGGTCACGTAGCATGAGTGGCTCGACACCTCTCGCTCTCTCATTATAGCTTTGTTCTTGAAGATGATCATCATGTTTAGCTTATCATGAGCTTGTGTGGTAGTTTCGAGTGTGTAACAACACTTGCAGTCTTGcagagaatagaaaaagaaaaaaaatagaagatacGGCCGGCTCTTGGATCCACCCAGGAAggtcggttcccggttccacaTACTGAAAATCGACCtaccctaaaacttgtcatctcTACTTGAAACTATACGATTGACGGACGTCGCGCGAGCATTAATTAGGTGCTTAAACCGACTCAACACTGTAGTTAGGAAAAAGTATATCGACACGGGCATCTTATCTGGACTTCAAACTTGATTTCGGGAATTACCGAGTCACCCGACAAAGAGATTAACCATATAGACTACGTACTTTACATGCATTGAAATTGCCCTCGGAATGCTATATTTCGTGTCATCACGACACGTAAATGACTACACATGCTTACTTTATACGAGGCACGCTACGTATAGACACATGCCTACCGTCATCGCGGCACGTCGAACCGGTTTCGGCTCCGGGATATTTAGATTGAATCAAAActtagagaagagagagagagagagagtcacaaACCCTAAATGACTATGTCGATGGTGTCGGTGATTTTAGTCAACAATGCTTCGCTACGCAATGGACAAGGACAATCATGGTGACATGGGGATGGAGATGCACAAAAAAGTCTCTTCACTTTTCCTTAGCAGAGCGAAATTTCCCAC
This genomic interval from Rhodamnia argentea isolate NSW1041297 chromosome 4, ASM2092103v1, whole genome shotgun sequence contains the following:
- the LOC115756787 gene encoding uncharacterized protein LOC115756787 produces the protein MNPATSNNKSPHNPLGPMVKESVDRFLLEYQSGSPDFSNFTSIFSRLLHSLPDAPLEIIWFYSALTCHAAKSAGRDAPEQQVSRTKELFQLLVSCSSSCNAVKKVAVLAPVVYELYFLVIERKGLKKEVEDLLEVVVSYVSICSSREFEEEDELESSGPCFLDLIRVWIVDKPKKDVKSFFPVVSDDVRKGICEDCGTGLGRLAGVVMTEAFLLRLCLKLDARTLRAELERDMHSWAVQTIAGFRNFYFFGTLLRMLLDPVLPVTLLLKFEDEILLREVLYDALIMVDYPFLSPHNGRKLHDELLKSSAVLLLLVAETAMQFIRENGDHSKVDSYKDAVSKSCLPSQLLKWVACQTGSGRITSRPTASTPAALIKWLLIVEDLGIRVFDSDILKLHAKAVVCKSRIEHDNAFILSPYNEGVVEDIIDDADLDMVDSMDATFMAYTCPVVLASDGTRKRKDGRKEEGEIPVKFLKSHIHENVAKSNIFHSCVGDGLSSRNEEYSPILQEDILSMEQ